In Lewinellaceae bacterium, a single window of DNA contains:
- a CDS encoding glycosyltransferase family 39 protein, translated as MNTQSSTYRPWLYAGILALLAPALLINLGELAFIDDEGIRALVALEMKLSGNYITPTLHGEYYYNKPPLWNWILLVFFELTGRIDEFTARVPTVLCLLGYGGTIYYFFRKHYSRKVAFLNAFFFITCGRVLFWDSILALLDTCFSWITFTAFMVIYHQFQKENWLKLFLFSYLLTAAGFLMKGLPAIVFQGTTLLVYFVYQRRFRKLFSWQHVLGGLSFQLIVGGYYLIYHQYNSLENVFTTLFRESSKRTVVNFGFWNTVGHFFAFPFEMVYHFLPWSLMILYFIRRDVLERLRADGFITFNLIVFLANILVYWTSPEVYPRYLLMLAPLIFSAFVYLHPIHEAEKTWQYRLIHTLFFVFCIVASLGAFAPLFIERPEGVPYRYAVSLAVGLALSALTYLYWRWEQERLLVMVAVLIAFRVGFNWFVLPDRNDNDFGDLCRQTSIAAAEKFKDREMALYKQTLMQPTNSFYLTNERGVIIPRKSANFDKDVLYIIDPHAYRELEYRKIGEFKVRHGKLTYDVGILE; from the coding sequence TTGAATACCCAAAGCTCTACATACCGGCCCTGGCTGTACGCCGGCATACTGGCCCTGCTGGCCCCCGCCCTGCTGATCAACCTGGGCGAACTGGCCTTCATCGACGACGAAGGCATCCGCGCCCTCGTGGCCCTGGAGATGAAGCTTTCCGGCAACTACATCACCCCCACCCTGCACGGCGAATATTACTACAACAAGCCGCCGCTGTGGAACTGGATACTGCTGGTATTTTTCGAACTCACCGGCAGGATCGACGAATTTACCGCCCGGGTTCCCACGGTGCTCTGCTTGCTGGGCTACGGCGGTACGATCTACTATTTTTTTCGCAAACACTACAGCCGAAAGGTGGCTTTCCTGAACGCTTTTTTCTTCATCACCTGCGGGCGCGTCTTGTTCTGGGATTCCATCCTGGCTCTGCTGGATACCTGCTTTTCGTGGATCACTTTTACGGCTTTTATGGTGATATACCACCAGTTCCAAAAAGAGAATTGGCTGAAACTGTTCCTTTTTTCTTACCTGCTGACGGCGGCGGGCTTTCTGATGAAGGGCCTGCCGGCCATTGTCTTCCAGGGAACCACCCTGTTGGTGTATTTTGTGTATCAGCGCCGTTTCCGAAAATTGTTCTCCTGGCAGCACGTTCTGGGAGGGCTATCCTTCCAGCTGATCGTCGGCGGGTACTACCTGATCTACCATCAATACAACAGCCTGGAGAATGTGTTCACTACCCTGTTCCGGGAGTCCTCGAAGCGCACCGTGGTCAATTTTGGCTTTTGGAATACCGTTGGCCACTTTTTTGCCTTTCCCTTCGAGATGGTGTACCACTTTTTGCCCTGGTCTTTGATGATCCTCTATTTCATTCGCCGGGACGTGCTGGAACGGCTGAGGGCGGATGGTTTTATCACGTTCAACCTCATTGTTTTCCTGGCCAACATCCTGGTGTACTGGACCTCCCCGGAGGTTTACCCGCGTTACCTGCTGATGCTGGCGCCGCTGATCTTTTCCGCCTTCGTCTACCTGCACCCCATCCACGAAGCGGAGAAGACCTGGCAGTACCGGCTCATACATACCCTTTTTTTTGTTTTCTGCATCGTCGCTTCTCTTGGCGCCTTTGCGCCGCTGTTTATCGAACGGCCGGAGGGCGTGCCCTACCGGTACGCGGTGAGCCTGGCCGTGGGGCTTGCCCTGAGCGCCCTCACTTATCTTTACTGGCGCTGGGAGCAGGAGCGCCTGCTGGTAATGGTCGCCGTGCTGATCGCCTTCCGGGTAGGCTTCAACTGGTTTGTGCTGCCCGACCGCAACGACAACGACTTTGGCGATCTCTGCCGGCAAACCTCTATAGCTGCTGCGGAAAAATTTAAGGACAGGGAAATGGCGCTGTATAAGCAAACCCTCATGCAGCCAACCAACTCCTTTTACCTGACCAATGAACGCGGGGTGATCATACCCCGCAAAAGCGCTAACTTTGACAAAGATGTGTTGTACATCATAGACCCTCATGCTTACCGGGAATTGGAGTACCGGAAAATCGGAGAATTCAAAGTGCGCCACGGAAAGCTGACTTATGATGTCGGCATATTAGAATGA
- a CDS encoding SUMF1/EgtB/PvdO family nonheme iron enzyme, translating to MAKIFISSTYQDLVGHREAVDNILRRMKQESVIMEFFGSRTDEATAVCEQEILDSDIVVGIYAHRYGWIPDGSDIAITEMEFDWALRHGKKILCYTIDEEHPWKKKWIEIGKPGQLLEDFKKTKAGKFVKSNFTTPENLAAQVAADLSRTIREMEQATPAPLPAPGPLDSLPLPADILPPDDAPFVGLDYFTRREARVFFGRNNEIKELYDLITHPYTRLALLYGQSGVGKSSLLFAGLLPRMEQEWDILPRRRTYGKGLAKDLEELLEMPRKKARRLILLDQAEEMFTNPNPKIANEKEALAQKLGELLPGDGSTRIILSFRMEYLALVEELLKEHNLPYRDRMLLKPLSQAGIKEAVQGPTTDPNLAKYRIRLMDVDDGDPEGWLANLIATELGRDKDDYVAPLLQAMLRKMWDRAPQCKDKNGNTYALFDEALYRSVKSDSMAELLEDQLKELAEMGEEWKKVTESGLALSLLNGFITDEVTADECTEAQLFEKYPPDNTHPDVIAVCTALKGLFLLSEPAEREERTFRLAHDALAPVIRKRFNDSDAPGQRAWRILENKLIDQKKGIKLTPLIQDDLKVVEAGLAGMQAVPTLEPLLERSRKKHENERLREARFIKSLCHNADKEIKASILKLDYSGALTTLGEVIGLGHQLELFIQYLQEVAFWWQAANTPKEALAALKILLDIKPEGLGWLEQEYAHLQDGAGDWMATLKRLDEANLVQIQHRYYPELVSVEGGSFMMGEEKEKHKVTVSSFSIARTPTTVWQYALYCAANGLDIMEHEPVWGLVGDNPMMRVNWYDATEYANWLSRQGQLTEFYSGKEKATAPNWKANGYRLPTEAEWEYAARGGQEGIKNNFTFAGSNEVDEVAWTSNNARSRTQPVMQKKANELGLYDMSGNVWEWCWDWHGSYQKEAQVDPTGPDSGSDRVLRGGSWFYYPGLVRCANRYHYTPGNRNLNIGFRLARSVE from the coding sequence ATGGCGAAGATATTCATCAGCTCTACTTACCAGGACCTGGTTGGCCACCGGGAAGCTGTGGACAACATCCTTCGGCGGATGAAACAGGAATCCGTCATCATGGAGTTCTTTGGCAGCCGGACGGATGAGGCTACCGCAGTATGTGAACAGGAGATACTGGATTCCGATATTGTCGTAGGCATCTATGCCCACCGCTATGGGTGGATTCCGGATGGCAGTGATATTGCTATTACGGAAATGGAATTCGATTGGGCGCTGAGGCATGGGAAAAAAATCCTTTGCTATACGATTGATGAAGAACATCCTTGGAAGAAAAAATGGATAGAAATAGGGAAACCCGGACAACTCCTAGAGGATTTCAAGAAAACCAAGGCCGGCAAATTCGTCAAGAGCAACTTCACCACTCCCGAAAACCTTGCCGCCCAGGTTGCCGCCGACCTTAGCCGGACGATCCGGGAAATGGAACAGGCAACTCCGGCCCCGCTACCTGCCCCTGGCCCTCTGGACAGCCTGCCACTGCCCGCTGATATCTTGCCCCCGGATGATGCGCCTTTCGTTGGGCTGGACTACTTTACCCGCCGCGAAGCGCGCGTGTTCTTCGGGCGCAATAATGAGATAAAGGAGTTATACGATCTGATTACCCACCCCTACACCCGGCTGGCGCTCCTCTACGGGCAGTCGGGCGTGGGCAAATCCTCGCTGCTTTTTGCCGGCCTGCTGCCCCGAATGGAGCAGGAATGGGACATCCTTCCTCGCCGCCGCACTTATGGCAAAGGGCTGGCTAAGGACTTGGAGGAATTGCTCGAAATGCCCCGAAAAAAAGCCAGGCGGCTGATCCTGCTCGACCAGGCGGAGGAAATGTTTACCAACCCCAATCCAAAAATTGCAAATGAAAAGGAAGCCCTGGCTCAGAAACTGGGCGAGTTGCTTCCTGGCGATGGCTCCACCCGCATTATCTTGAGCTTCCGCATGGAATACCTGGCGCTTGTGGAAGAATTGCTAAAAGAGCACAACCTGCCTTACCGGGACCGCATGCTGCTTAAACCCCTCAGCCAGGCAGGGATAAAAGAAGCCGTGCAGGGGCCGACTACAGATCCTAACCTGGCCAAATACCGCATCCGGCTGATGGATGTAGACGATGGGGACCCGGAAGGATGGCTGGCCAACCTAATTGCCACAGAACTGGGCAGGGATAAGGATGATTACGTGGCGCCTCTGCTACAGGCGATGCTCCGCAAGATGTGGGATCGGGCGCCGCAATGCAAGGACAAGAATGGCAATACTTACGCTCTTTTTGACGAAGCGCTGTACCGCAGCGTTAAGAGCGACTCCATGGCCGAGTTGCTGGAGGATCAGTTGAAGGAGCTGGCTGAGATGGGCGAAGAATGGAAGAAAGTAACTGAAAGTGGCCTGGCGCTAAGCCTGCTCAATGGCTTCATCACTGATGAGGTGACGGCCGACGAGTGCACGGAAGCGCAATTGTTCGAGAAATACCCGCCAGATAATACCCACCCGGATGTGATCGCTGTTTGTACCGCTTTAAAAGGCCTTTTCCTGCTCAGTGAACCGGCAGAACGGGAAGAGCGCACTTTCCGCCTCGCCCACGATGCCCTCGCGCCGGTGATCCGCAAACGCTTCAATGATTCGGATGCCCCGGGGCAGCGGGCCTGGCGTATCCTGGAAAATAAGCTCATCGACCAGAAAAAGGGGATCAAACTCACTCCACTCATCCAGGATGACCTTAAAGTTGTCGAAGCTGGGCTGGCCGGTATGCAGGCGGTTCCAACGCTGGAGCCCCTGCTGGAGAGAAGCCGGAAAAAACATGAGAATGAGCGCCTACGGGAGGCTCGGTTTATTAAAAGCCTTTGCCACAATGCCGATAAGGAGATTAAAGCTTCTATCCTGAAGCTGGATTATTCCGGAGCACTGACGACGTTGGGAGAAGTCATCGGCTTGGGCCACCAGCTTGAGCTATTCATCCAATACCTTCAGGAAGTAGCCTTCTGGTGGCAGGCAGCCAATACGCCTAAAGAAGCATTGGCTGCCTTGAAAATATTGCTCGATATCAAACCGGAAGGGCTGGGCTGGCTGGAACAGGAATACGCCCACCTCCAGGATGGCGCCGGTGATTGGATGGCCACCTTGAAACGGCTGGATGAGGCAAACCTGGTGCAAATACAGCACCGCTATTATCCGGAATTGGTGTCTGTAGAGGGTGGCTCTTTTATGATGGGCGAGGAAAAAGAAAAGCATAAAGTAACCGTCAGCAGCTTTTCTATAGCCCGGACGCCGACGACGGTTTGGCAATATGCTTTGTATTGTGCAGCAAATGGCCTGGATATAATGGAGCATGAACCAGTTTGGGGGCTCGTAGGCGATAATCCGATGATGAGAGTAAACTGGTATGATGCTACGGAATATGCTAACTGGCTCAGCCGGCAGGGACAGCTAACGGAATTCTATTCCGGTAAAGAGAAGGCAACTGCCCCCAACTGGAAGGCAAATGGCTACAGGCTACCCACAGAAGCGGAATGGGAATATGCTGCCCGGGGTGGGCAGGAGGGAATAAAAAACAACTTCACTTTCGCCGGCAGCAATGAGGTGGATGAAGTAGCCTGGACTTCAAATAACGCCCGAAGCCGCACTCAACCCGTGATGCAGAAAAAGGCAAATGAGCTGGGTTTGTACGACATGAGCGGCAACGTCTGGGAATGGTGCTGGGATTGGCATGGTTCCTATCAAAAGGAAGCACAGGTTGATCCAACTGGCCCAGATTCCGGCTCTGACCGTGTGTTGCGGGGCGGGTCCTGGTTCTACTACCCGGGCCTCGTGCGTTGTGCCAATCGCTACCACTACACCCCTGGCAACAGGAATCTCAATATCGGTTTTCGCCTTGCCAGGTCTGTGGAATAG
- a CDS encoding M15 family metallopeptidase has protein sequence MRNIILFVVLLLTGCQAEPEQKAANDETTTDSIIVVAPVQTPPLPVLNQLDYDTTQWTDLALLDSSILLDLRYATENNFVQEKMYDCARCFFRPEAARAVVAVHRELQRQGLALKMLDCYRPRPVQWKLWEKVPDRRYVADPRKGSMHNRGAAADLTLADSTGRELEMGTPYDFFGPEAYPSYTALPDSVLANRALLRETMMRHGFRPTPTEWWHYSFGGKNYELSDMLWKCY, from the coding sequence ATGCGAAATATCATCCTCTTCGTCGTGCTCCTACTCACCGGGTGCCAGGCCGAACCAGAGCAGAAGGCAGCAAATGATGAAACCACAACCGACAGCATTATCGTTGTGGCACCCGTGCAGACGCCCCCTCTCCCGGTGCTCAACCAACTAGACTACGACACCACCCAATGGACCGACCTCGCCCTCCTCGACTCCAGCATCCTCCTCGACCTGCGGTACGCTACGGAAAACAATTTCGTGCAGGAAAAGATGTACGATTGCGCCCGTTGTTTCTTCCGCCCGGAGGCCGCCCGGGCAGTCGTCGCCGTTCACCGGGAACTGCAGCGGCAGGGCCTGGCCCTGAAAATGCTGGATTGCTACCGCCCGCGCCCGGTCCAGTGGAAATTGTGGGAAAAGGTGCCCGACCGGCGCTATGTCGCCGACCCTCGGAAAGGGTCGATGCACAACCGGGGAGCAGCCGCCGACCTGACCCTGGCCGACAGCACGGGCCGCGAGTTGGAGATGGGAACGCCGTACGACTTCTTCGGCCCCGAGGCCTATCCTTCCTATACCGCCCTCCCCGATTCCGTGCTGGCCAACCGGGCGCTGCTCCGGGAAACCATGATGCGGCACGGGTTTCGCCCTACCCCAACGGAGTGGTGGCACTATTCCTTCGGCGGGAAAAACTATGAACTGTCGGACATGTTATGGAAATGTTATTAA
- a CDS encoding AAA family ATPase, with the protein MSQTEFQSDVQAIDTLAESYHELRKEIGKVIIGQEEVVRAVIISLFSNGHSLLVGVPGLAKTLLVSTIAEVLDLDFKRIQFTPDLMPSDITGSEILGEDRQFKFNRGPLFSNIVLADEINRTPPKTQAALLEAMQERSTTVGGIRHPLPSPFFVLATQNPIEQEGTYPLPEAQLDRFMFNIPLDYPSYDEEIEVVKGTTSVQDYALQHVLTGAQIKNFQQLIRKVPIADNVLEYAVSLATKTRPNTGRATQKVNDYISWGAGPRASQYLVLGAKCHAAIHGKYSPDIEDVQAIAKYVLRHRIVRNYKAEAEGISEENIIETLF; encoded by the coding sequence ATGTCACAAACAGAATTTCAATCCGACGTCCAGGCCATTGACACACTCGCCGAGTCTTATCACGAACTCCGAAAAGAAATAGGCAAAGTTATCATCGGGCAGGAAGAGGTGGTCAGGGCAGTGATCATATCGCTCTTCAGCAACGGCCACAGCCTGCTGGTAGGGGTCCCCGGCCTGGCCAAGACCCTGCTGGTCAGCACCATCGCCGAAGTGCTGGACCTCGATTTCAAGCGCATACAGTTTACCCCTGACCTGATGCCCTCCGATATCACGGGTTCCGAGATTTTGGGGGAAGACCGGCAGTTCAAATTCAACCGGGGCCCGCTGTTTTCCAACATCGTCCTGGCGGACGAGATCAACCGGACTCCGCCAAAAACGCAGGCGGCTTTGCTGGAAGCTATGCAGGAGCGCTCCACTACCGTCGGTGGAATACGCCACCCGCTGCCTTCTCCCTTTTTCGTGCTGGCCACTCAGAACCCCATTGAACAGGAAGGCACCTACCCGCTTCCAGAGGCACAGCTCGACCGCTTCATGTTCAACATCCCATTGGATTATCCTTCCTACGATGAAGAGATCGAAGTGGTAAAGGGCACGACTTCCGTTCAGGACTACGCGCTGCAGCATGTGCTCACCGGCGCCCAGATCAAAAATTTCCAGCAACTGATACGCAAAGTGCCGATCGCCGACAACGTGCTGGAATACGCCGTTTCCCTGGCCACCAAGACCCGCCCCAACACCGGCCGGGCCACCCAGAAGGTAAATGACTATATTTCCTGGGGCGCCGGCCCCCGCGCCTCTCAGTACCTCGTACTTGGCGCGAAATGCCACGCCGCCATCCACGGAAAATACTCTCCGGACATCGAAGACGTGCAGGCCATCGCCAAATACGTGCTCCGCCACCGCATCGTGCGCAACTATAAGGCCGAAGCGGAGGGCATAAGCGAGGAAAACATCATCGAGACCTTGTTTTAA